Genomic DNA from Pseudomonas helmanticensis:
ACACTAAATCCGAGACGCCCGATCGGGCGCAAAACTGAAAGAGAGGTACACCATGACTTTCACTACTACTCCTCGTCGTCTCGCTAAAAGCTTCGCATTGGTTGCTGGCCTCAGCGTGCTTTCCGTCCCTGCCTTCGCCGGTGGCGACGCCGCCCTGTACGGCCCGACCGCACCGAAAGGCTCGACCTTCGTGCGTGTCTACAACGCCAGCAACGCTGAAGTCAGCGCCACCGTTGGCAGCACCAACCTGAGCGACGTTGCGCCATTGGCCAGCAGCGACTTCAGCTTCATGCCGGGCGGTGATTACAGCGCCAAGGTCGGCAGCCAGACCCTGCCGGTGAAGCTCGCCGGTGACCACTACTACACCCTGGTCAACAACGCTTCCGGCGCGCCGCAACTGATCGAAGAACCGCCGTTCAAGAACAAGCAGAAATCCCTGGTGCGCGTGCAGAACCTCAGCGACAAGCCGCTGACTCTGAAGACCGCCGACGGCAAGACCGACGTGGTGCCGAACGTGGCCGCCAAGGGCCGTGGCGAACGTGAAATCAACCCGGTGAAAGTCAGCCTGGCGCTGTACGAAGGTGACAAGAAAGTCGGCGACGTAAAACCGGTCGCCCTGGAGCGCGGTGAAGCCGCAGTGCTGTACGTCACCGGCAGCGGCAGCAGCCTGTCGCCAGTCTGGGTAAAACGCCCGGTATCGACTCGATAACAAATTTCCCGATGAGACGCTGACCCCTGTAGGAGCTGTCGAGTGAAACGAGGCTGCGATCTTTTGATTTTTCTCAGGATCAAGATCAACAGATCGCAGCCTTCGGTAGCTCCTACAGAGACCGCCTCTCGGTACGAGACAAAAACAAGAGTGAAACGACACAGCGTTCGTGCCTCTAACCAATCGATTTTATGGAGTAAACAATATGATTCCGGTGATCTTGTCAGGTGGTAGCGGTTCACGTCTTTGGCCGCTTTCGCGTAAGCAGTTCCCCAAGCAATTCCTCGCTCTGACCGGCGAACACACATTGTTCCAGCAGACCCTCGAACGTCTGGTGTTCGAAGGCATGGACACTCCGATCGTGGTCTGCAACAAGGATCACCGCTTCATCGTCAACGAGCAGTTGGCCAATCGTAATCTCGAATGCCAGCGCATCCTGATGGAACCGTTCGGCCGCAACACCGCGCCGGCCGTGGCGCTGACCGCGATGATGCTGGTCAATGAAGGTCGTGACGAACTGATGCTGGTGCT
This window encodes:
- a CDS encoding alginate O-acetyltransferase AlgF — translated: MTFTTTPRRLAKSFALVAGLSVLSVPAFAGGDAALYGPTAPKGSTFVRVYNASNAEVSATVGSTNLSDVAPLASSDFSFMPGGDYSAKVGSQTLPVKLAGDHYYTLVNNASGAPQLIEEPPFKNKQKSLVRVQNLSDKPLTLKTADGKTDVVPNVAAKGRGEREINPVKVSLALYEGDKKVGDVKPVALERGEAAVLYVTGSGSSLSPVWVKRPVSTR